The Chryseobacterium sp. LJ668 genome segment TTTCTTTGAAAAACTGGCAACTCCCGATGTGAATGTTGCCGATTTGATTGGCGACATCGACCCGATTAAAGCAGCCACTTTAAAACTTCCCTACTCTGATGAACGCGTTTTGCATTACGGAATGATCCCTAGAGCGAACCGTTCAATATTTGTTTTAAATGAATTGCCCGACTTGCAGGCGAGAATTCAGGTTTCTCTGTTTAATATTTTGCAGGAAGGTGATATTCAAATCCGTGGATTTCAGTTGAGAATGCCTTTGGATATTCAGTTTGTGTTTACCGCAAACCCTGAAGATTATACCAACCGTGGAAGCATCGTTACGCCTTTGAAAGACAGAATAGGGTCACAGATTTTTACGCATTACCCGAAAACAATCGCTTTAGCCAAACAGATTACAGAGCAGGAAGCTCAGGTTTCAGCAGAAGATAGAGCCCAAATTCAAATTCCAGATTTGGCGAAAAACCTATTGGAAGAAGTCGCTTTTGCAGCCCGTGACAGCGAATATGTGGATGCGAAAAGTGGTGTAAGTGCAAGACTAACCATCAGTGCCATGGAAAATCTGGTTGCTGCAGCTAAATTGCGTTTAATTGAATCTGCTGCTGAAAAAACGACCATTAGATTGCTTGATTTTATGTCAATCATTCCGTCCATTACCGGAAAAATTGAGTTGGTGTACGAAGGTGAGCAAGAAGGTGCAGATTATGTCGCCAAAATATTAATAGATAAAGCTGTGATGACACAGTTTGAAAGTATTTT includes the following:
- a CDS encoding sigma 54-interacting transcriptional regulator; this translates as MKNDTTFKELKQSRYTEKTINQEIKANLIEKIKAKEPVFEGLWGYEDSVVPQLKKAILAGHHINLLGLRGQAKTRIARSMVNLLDEYMPIVKGSEINDSPFQPISKFARDLIAELGDETPISWVHRSNRFFEKLATPDVNVADLIGDIDPIKAATLKLPYSDERVLHYGMIPRANRSIFVLNELPDLQARIQVSLFNILQEGDIQIRGFQLRMPLDIQFVFTANPEDYTNRGSIVTPLKDRIGSQIFTHYPKTIALAKQITEQEAQVSAEDRAQIQIPDLAKNLLEEVAFAARDSEYVDAKSGVSARLTISAMENLVAAAKLRLIESAAEKTTIRLLDFMSIIPSITGKIELVYEGEQEGADYVAKILIDKAVMTQFESIFPRISKLEKEGIKTPYTDLIKWFNKNHLELNYTDTDEEFYSKLNSITPLTTVVEENTAELSEEDKNFCKELVLWALTISKKLDKSENSTAYTFDSAEIGQYLRN